DNA sequence from the Candidatus Aegiribacteria sp. genome:
CTGCTAATCTCATCCTGAAACTGAGAGCTCTCTTCGGAGTGAGTTCCAGGTGCGAGGTTATAGCCTACCTTCTGACGCATGAAGAGGCTACTGCTTCATATTCTGTATAAATGTGCCGGGCAAAACCCGGGTTTATCAGAAATGAGTCTGCGGATTATTCTCAGTGAATTGCGTATTGAGCATTGACGCTGCGTAGAGAGGGATGAAGCGGGTTATACCTCTCTTCCTGAAGTTCCAGTATCCTAGTTTTACAATCTCCGGGGGATCATACTTCCCGGCAAAGGTTCCTGCTGATCTTGAATGAGATCTTCTGCCGGCTTTTACTTCCACTGGAATAACATCATTCCGTTTCTGAAGGAGGAACTCCACCTCGGCAGTATTCTCTTTCCATGCAATATTTGGTTCAACTCCAGCTGCGCTGAACTCTTGAGCCACGAAACTCTCCGCCACCCATCCTTTGTAAAAACCCTCGTGGAACCCTCCTCTGTCCAGCAGTGGAATATCGGCAAGTGCTCCAAGGATGCCTGTATCGTGTGCGTACAGCTTGAATCTTCCCTGGGCTGTATATGCTGAGAGAGGCAGTTCTCCCCTATTAACAATGGAGTATTTCAGTACAAGACCGGTCTTTTCCAGCCAGTCTATTGGACCCTCCAGCCCTCTGAAACCCTTACGTCCGGGAATGACACCCTTGAAGCGATATCTGGAAGAATTGCCGTTCTGCTCTCTTCCCAGCTGTGAAGGCAGGTTGCTCCAGATCCGCTCAATATGCATTGAATTACTGTGCCCTGAGTATTTGGCCATGTCCGCCAGATATCCTCTGATAAGGTTTTCCTGAACCTTTCGCGCTTCTGCGAAAGCTGTCCTCAGGCTTTCTCTCCGGATACTCCTGTATGCCTTTACTGCCTCGGGCATACCTCCGACAACGATGTACTCACCAAGAATGTTCCAGAGTTTATCATGAGCTGCCTCAGGGAGTGATTCTTCTTCAATCGCGTTTTGCAGAGAATTTTTAAGCCTTTCTTCTTCCAGCGCATCAAGGAATTCCATAAAGTTCATGGAGTAAAGGTCAGTATACTCCAGTTTACCGACTGGAAAAGGTTGATCAGACATTGTAACACCGGACAGGCTGCCGGCAGCGCAGATATAACAGTCTGCCATGTCATCGCAGAAATACTTCAATGCCGTGAGTGCTCTTGGGCATGCCTGAATCTCGTCAAATATGATTAGGTCCCGGTTCGGACTGATATTCGTGTCTGATACTAATTCAAGTTCCT
Encoded proteins:
- a CDS encoding AAA family ATPase, whose amino-acid sequence is MKRKAIRELEAWKRKPSRKPMLLQGVRQCGKTYLLKQLFAPSFPGYHYFDLEKNTAAASVFRKGSLDPARILKELELVSDTNISPNRDLIIFDEIQACPRALTALKYFCDDMADCYICAAGSLSGVTMSDQPFPVGKLEYTDLYSMNFMEFLDALEEERLKNSLQNAIEEESLPEAAHDKLWNILGEYIVVGGMPEAVKAYRSIRRESLRTAFAEARKVQENLIRGYLADMAKYSGHSNSMHIERIWSNLPSQLGREQNGNSSRYRFKGVIPGRKGFRGLEGPIDWLEKTGLVLKYSIVNRGELPLSAYTAQGRFKLYAHDTGILGALADIPLLDRGGFHEGFYKGWVAESFVAQEFSAAGVEPNIAWKENTAEVEFLLQKRNDVIPVEVKAGRRSHSRSAGTFAGKYDPPEIVKLGYWNFRKRGITRFIPLYAASMLNTQFTENNPQTHF